In Oryzias latipes chromosome 19, ASM223467v1, the genomic stretch TTACTTTGAAATTCTGTCTTAATTTCCTGTTTGGTTGATATAAAAGTCATTTCAAACATTCTCCTACATAGattgttttccttctttgtcAGGTTTGGATGTTAGCACATATCTGCACCTTAAATCAAATGAATGATACATCTGTAAAGTggattttttaatgtgttcattAACTTTTGACTTAATAACTTAATTGTCATTGGCAACACTCTCCAGCCTTGGGGTGTCCTGGAAAAATCCAATGAACTTCAAATAATTGAAATGCAAGCTTTATGTGaaactttccatttttgttccaATTACACATCTGCTCATTCGAGTTAACAAAAATCAAGTTCACTCTactatttagttttttagtaCTAATGTGCATTTTATAATGCAACAAGGTTTACAAGAGAGGTGAGAACGGAAGCCGCTGGGGGAAGTCTGCTTGTTCTCAGCATCTGGCTCATGTCGGAGTGTTGATTGACAGTGACTGTAAGTGCATAATGCTCTTTCTAGCTGACTAGAACAGGATTACTATAACCATTTTGTGTCGCTGACGTGAAACCTCACCTTATATTTGTCCAGTCTAGTTCAGTTTCTGTCGTTCTGAGGATCCGTCCTGCAGTTTTCAGACCGCTGTTTACTATTATCTGtcagtgtttattttatgtatattcTATCGTTTTTATAATCGTGATCCCGTCACAATATTACAAAGTTAACCTTTTTAGGTTAACTTTGTATTACTTTGACTTCCTCTTTTAATTAGTTCtacttttaatttttgtctttggaaCTAAAAAATAATGGAcgttttttaaaatcactttaaaatttcaacaaaatttGTTTCCTTCCTATAAAAAGAAACTAAGAAAAAACGggaggatgaaaaaaatgcttgagGTTTTGTAATGAATgacatcaatttaaaataaatatttactatTTACCTTCTTATTGCCTTTGGGCTGCTTCCTTTAGAGCTCGCTCCAGCCTCCATGTAatcctctcctctgcatcctctttGCTCGTACCAACCACCCCGTGTTGTCCTTCCCTCCACCCAGGAACCTCCTGTTTGGTCttcctttagatttttttccagGCAGCTCCCATCTCAGCATCATTTAAACACGGTTCCTCCACTCTCAATGTCTAAATCTGCAGGTCCAGAGTCACGTGAAGCTCTTTTAGCCCTCCAATGTGGTTACTTTACAGTTAAAAAGTAAacgtaaagttaaaaaaaaatagtaaggcaaaaaataaataaaactttcactTTAATAAACTCGTTCACAAACCGCTGAATGTTAGGTATCATTAATCGAACTAAAACCTTTCAGCAGATTTTTGTTTGCCGTGTAACACAGAAGACCAAGTGGAGGTTGGTAAGCGCCAGATTacaaagattttctatttttgaacatatatatatattttttttaagttagctTTATGGTTACGACAAATACAGTAAGGTCATTTAATTAGCTTTGACTGAATTTTTTGTTGGTTAGATTTACAAATTTCTGGCTGAGATCCACCACAAAGaattggatttggaaatggtttatttcaagcaatcaaagcagatATAatagacaaacaaaataaataaaatatcaaaagaataaaaaaaattccacgCTGCTGACCTTACACTACCTATTGCTTCATTGAGATGTGACACTgggagtcttttattttgaaagaaacccATGTGAACCTCTGACAGAAGTTATAAACTAtgtcatattttgaaaaaagctaTCTTCGTTTGGTATCTATTTATGCCAAATGAAACAAcggtgcatttttatttataataatagtACCaataacataataataataacatgtCTTCTTATGCTAAAGGGTGAGGTAAAACTTTGTGGCTCTTCTTAGGTTGTTGTCAGTGAAAAATTGACCTGGACGGCTCATGAAGTGTTGATGGTTGCAGATCCCTGTTCtcaaccaacaacatggctgctctcaccacagtcttctacaGCTACTTTACATCCTTAcattcttgctgacactcttttgTCTCACATCCACCCGTTCCAACCTGCTGGCATATTAGCACAAACCTCTTTACCTCTTCCAAAACTCTCTGTTGTTGGACTGTTGACACTAAGCTTcgagtcctccaccttcttccccTCTGCCTCCTGTGGCCTCACCTTTCCTCTTGAGTTCCTTACATTCACACATAtactgttctgctgctgctgtctccTTTCCGGAGCAAACTTCCACCTATCTAGATATTCCTCGACCAACagatcatctgcaaacatcatgattCACAGATTCAcatctaacctcatctgtcagtctgtccatcaccacacaAACGATAggagctcaaagctgatccttggtgcaatcccacctccaccttaaACTCTATACACCCCAACAAAACATCTCACCACACCCTAAACTTCTCTGCCACTGTGGACTTCCTCATCCCCTCTCTATAAATCCTGTCATTGACTTTACCTAGAACCACAAAGACAAAATGCAGCTCCTAACTTTCTCTGTTCTTCGCCAGAAGCATcctaaatacaaatatttttctggaactcagaaaatgtttgttcattaATTGTTTTGGAGGAAAATTGCTAAGTGCTACAttccttaaataaaaaagtactaaGCTTTAGTGAAAACGAATTTAGTCAGCAAACAagagaatgacaaaaaaaagagagtgtTTTGGAGACttattgtttatttaacagATCTGTGTGGACAGAATGAGTCATTTTAAGCACATGAATTCTGTCTTACATCCTGAACTATTGTAGAGCAGAACAACCCTAGAAAGAACACATGGACATTTTGTGATTTTCGGAACTGAACTACATCACAACAGACATTTAAATATGGTCTGAAAGCAGTTAATGTGATGCTTCGACTGTCATGCTAATGCAAACACTAAAAGgttaatgtgttatttttaaaggtaCCAagtggtttttctttcttcttctggaaTAACAGTCCAGTTTGGGGAGTGTGTTCCTGCAGCCAGCCAATTGAAATCATCCACCTGGTTCCAGTTATTTCTGTTTCGATCTAGACCCGAAACAGTGAAATCCTGCTCCATAGTTGGATAAGTCCAGGAGAACGGGGCGAAGCTCAGTCCGCTGCAATCCTCGATGATGGCTCGGCTGGTGACGTGCAGGTACACCTGCGTGTCTGTGGCGTTGTGCGTCCGCAGCTGCTGGCAGGCGAAGGccagggtgctgctgctgcagtgatCCACGAACACTGAGGTGGAGACCGGCCCACACAGGATCTCACAGCTGCTGATGTGTTTCAGGTGCACGGTGCTGGGAGAACCAAACAGACGGACCTTACAGTTGGTCAGGTGAGACAGCAACACGTCTCGGCTCTGGAGCTCCTCTGCTGTCTTTATTAAGACCTCATTGCTCATGTTAGAGAAGCCGCAAAGGTCTGAGGGTGGTGCCCCATCCACCTTGGTGACTCCTGTGTCAGCTGGAGGTGCATGTTGAGCTGTGGCTGGACCTCTATCTGCTGCTTTGGTGCGAGCTCGAAAGGTGAACTTCTTCTTGGGTAGAGCCTCCTCCCTAATCTCAGCGATGGTGGTCTGgagcttctgcagagcaccCTGCGCTTTCATTAGCTCATACTGCGTTAGGAACAACATGCTGTCATTCAGAAacttctgcagctgcagcgtCTTGTTCGTCGCCTCCTCCAGTTTCTGGGTCACCACTGCTCTGTCGGCCCCAGCGCAGCCGGACAGCAGCTCATCGATTCCAGCCTTCTGACTGTAGAAAGTGCTGGAGAAATACTCGCTCTTTTCTTCGCTGACAGACTGACTCTCTTTGGCCTCTTTCCTCCGCTCGGTATCCTCGAATCTCGCCTGATGCCGTTTTTCCAGTCGCTCGTGTACTTTAGACGCGTTGAAATCGCCTTGTACACAATTTTCCTGGTTTACTTTATCCATATTGACATGCGTACTGCTTACCCGGAAGAGTTCTTTAGTAACTTCCGTTTGACATTTAGGGGCGAACatcgccccctggtggttcggagttagattttatttaaatgtactttattCTTTGAGtctgagcttttaaatatagtaaattattctcttcagacaggtgtcttccctgctgcctttaaaacggcagtggtgaggcctcttctgaagaagagtaattTAGATCCAAACAACTATAACAATTATCGTCCAGTatccaacttgccatttttaagtaaaatggttgaaaaaactgttttaatccaatttaatgagtttttaaatagaaataacatatttgaaaaatatcaatctggttttaggacaaaccacagcacagagacggccCTTGTTAAAATAGTCAATGATATTAGATGTAACCTGGATTGTCAGAAACTCTCAGTTCTGGTACTACTGGATCTCAGTGCTGCTTTCGACACTGTagatcacagtattttactcaacagactgagaggtttgggcatctctggtaccgtactaaagtggttttattcctatctcacagatcgaAGTTTTTACGTAAGTATGGATACTTGCTCCTCAAGGGTCTTCGACATCAACTGtggggtcccccaaggttcaattttaggcccactactttttaatctatatatgttGCCACTGGGGGACGTCATCAGGAGGCATGGCGTTTGTttccacagctatgctgatgacactcaactctacatcgctgtgtctcctgatgacgaagagtcggtcaacacactcttaaaatgcattttagacattgagtcatggatggcagagaacttcctacagctaaaccaggacaaaacagaggttttagtgatcggttctgaagacaagagagagatagttttatctaaactaaagaattacaaaacttctcagtgtgtgagaaacctgggtgtcatttttgactctgagatgacttttatcccacaaattaaaaatatcacaaaaacaggattttatcatctaaaaaatatagccagagtccgcccgtttctctctcttgccagtacagaggtgctaatgcatgcttttattaccagcagattagattattgtaatgccctgctctctggtcttcccagaacaagaatatcaaatcttcaactgctgcaaaattcagcagcacgcgtgttgacgaggaccagggggcgggaacacattacaccagttttaagatcgctgcattggctccctgtgcaattcagaattgattttaaagttcttttattggtttacaaatgtttttatggtctcgggccttcatatttatctgacatgattttaaagtatgagccctcgcggaccctgaggtcctctgatacaggccttttggttattccaaaagtaagaacaaaaacatacgacgaggcctcattcagtttttacggacctcgcctgtggaacagcctcccagagagcctaagggccgcagagactgttcatgtttttaaaggaaggcttaagacctacctttttaatttagcttttagttgaattttaggattttaattttttttttttaaatattttaattatttatttatttttcttttaactagttttatatgtgtatgtaaatacatttatttatcctattaatttttaagtcgctcttactatttcatatgcctattaaggttcatgtaattatttgttttttgtccatgttttatacatattttaattttattccttttacattttattacactccagtgttttcctctgagggaacctccacatcagtgactgacccttctcagtgagcggggACGCTGCAGTGGGGtctcctgggtctgactcttttgatcggatctggggggttctgtggtagtgttctccgtgaacttgggttggggggtcgctggtgtggacatgtccccaaaatatcgtttccccacttcaggacaaagcctggtctctacattctatcattttatcacttttttaatttatttattcatttatttatttatttattgatgtgtgtgtgtgtgtgggtgtgtgtgtgtgtgtgtgtgtgtttttgcggggggggggggggttgtcgcacggtttgtcttgtcatcttgtttttaaattttattgtattttatgcacagcactttgagtgacatatgttgttgaaaaagtgctatgtaaataaaggttgatttgatttgatttgatttgattcccacaataaaattacaaagacaaaataatACAACACGCAAACCATTTTTGTGACAGTAAAAGGTGAACAGATAGATGAAAAATAATAGATTTGACTACATTTGTGGAATTAATTGTGCAATTACATTTTCCGACTCAAAGTTAATTGGAATAGTCCAAcaaaaattatgcattttttctttgcagtccattcccttttttcttgaaaaagaaaaaatgttttatttaaaaaaataccattctaaagttttgtttttgcactttaAGTTTTTGGTAGAAAAAACCCAAGTGCTGGCACTTAAGAAGaaacttttagaaaatataCTAGACTACAAAGCCAAAATTGTTAcgtattgttttctgttttattactAAACTcggaaattttattttaaatgatccaATATTAACAATTGCCAATATAAGTATttgtcagtatttgacagaacattaaaaaaaaaggagtgaaaTGTAATCCctcatgtttttacaatgtatccataccaaaaaaaaaaaaccatccaaCCGTATTGTAACTGTATCTAAAATGTATTACTACTGAAAAATTAGTGCTGGTTAAACCTGTTTGTAGTCCAAAACCTGTGAAATAGAATAAAATCTAagtatctttgcttagactcCTGCCCTACGTGACACTGTCCTGGaagagcagaagaagatggatggatggatggatggatggatggatggatggaaggatggatggaaggatggatggatggatggaaggatggatggatggatggatggaaggatggatggatggatggatggatggatggatggatggatggatggatggatggatgaatgaactggaaaaaaaaataagaaaacatacagaataaaaaggaacatttctttctttttggccAGAATTTCTATACTACTGTCTATAATAAATGAGAATGCACATTATGggattttaataattttcagtACATTTTTTAGATACATGTGAGCTGAAACTGATACGACTGTCCTGTTTTAAAGTCAAAACAACCTTTTTATCATCAAATTTATGCTGTTCACCATCATAGATGTCAATGCAGCTTTACCAATGCTGCAGCAAGTTTTTGTCTGTCGTCAAACCCTCAAAAACACTTCCAGGATCCAAACTAGATTAAGTGTGTTGCAGTCTCACAGATGCATTCATTTTGATTGTATGATCTAAGCTTGACTAAAtcagcaaaacatttttgcagtaaTAATTATACTGGCTGATTCCAGCAGAAATTACTTCTAACTCTTTGATGCCATTATCTCTGGATACCAATCATTGTGCATCCCTGGAACAAAAacgttagaaaaaaaaataatgattaatAAACACAACCTGTTGGAGCCAAGAGAGTGAACTACTTTTTCCTAATAATTCAACTAAAAATGATTACGTACTATGGTTCAGTTCAAACCTTGATGTTTGGGTTACCATCTTGTCTTGGTTCGATATATGATTTGTATATTGCAAAACAAAAGTATTCTTTTAATTTGCTCATAAGCAAATaacatagagaaaaaaaaggttttaattggCTTAAACTAAGCATGGTggaatttaataaaacaataaatattaaatcttTCCAAAATTCAGCATACCACCTGTTAGACACTTTTAACGTAAATCTAGGCTCTGTCTGAATTCCTTTCATACTCACTACAAAGTGCACTATAGTGTATGCGCccttttgtagtgctgtccaaagcTGTGACCATGTCGAAATTCTACAACTACTACAAAACTATGTAAAGCGGGACAGTGTAGTGCCTTTGACTTTAAAAGTACTTTGTACACCAtgctcatatatatatatatttcatttttttcattcattttgtcCCCTTCGAgctcactgggctgctggagcctatcccagccacttgtgggcgaaggcaggggacaccctggactgttcgccagtctgtcgcagggccacaatcacacattcactctcacacctagggacaatttagagtttccaattaacctatgaagcatatttttggacagtgggaggaagctggagtccccggagagGGCCCaccatgcacggggagaacgtgcaaactccacatgcccccccattgatgttctgttgtgggtcccccagccgggaatTGAACCGTGGGCCTTcttgctaaccactgcgccaccgtgcagccctatatatatttttaaacaatatatatctatatttttaaacaccaatttcacgaagtgaaaatctaattaatatgagcgttttatGATGACTATTAATGAATACCCTGTGTTCAGATGgaaacattgatggtttataaagaaaaaaacatttaaatacatttgtttttgcaaaaattgttaaaCGCAATGAATTGTGGTCTATTTTctccaatctagtgagcatcgatgcctACTGGtctttcgcagagacttctgggaaatttttagggcactcaattttggaattgtaaattCGGACCATATACTGTAACGGACGGATCGTAgtatgacgtcacccatagaaaatgccttacctccAGCCCTCGGGAAATGAGGCCAAATCcctcaccattgcttcctgTTACAGGTGcagccgccatgttgaaaccaatCCACAGTGATTGAATTCTGAAGGAAATTCTGAAGTGAAGGAATTCTGATCCAACCCCTGTAATTCCAATATCCAGGGCCCTGGATATTTCCTataagtctctgcgaaaaaccagtgtggatcaaAGCTCAATCGATTGGCAGACATAggccacaatgcattgtgtttgaagaatattttgtaaaaatactttattttttatacttatttataACCATccaagtttgtgtgtgtgtgtgtgtgtgtatgtatatatatatatatatatatatatatatatataattcatataataatataattcaTGTGATCAAgtatgtttttagtgttttcaatATATAACTCCAAACtaagcaacacaaaaaaatgctaacACTATTACAGCACTGTCTTACAGTCAAATTTTAATATCTGAGCAACGTCAAGGTGTTGTAAACCCAGTTCCGCCCTCTACTGTTAAGTTATAGATAGCTCTTAacgatagttttttttttgtttttaaataattgtgatttttttttttagataatcaATATTAATATCAAACTGTGACTTTCCCAGTGTCCTGTCCATATGTGTGTATTTTCCATTCATATCTATGCGGTGGTTGAGCCACAGGGATTTGGTTGTGTGCACTACCCCCAACGACCCGTGCGGTGATGGCGAGGAAACCCCGTTGACAAGACACTGCTTTTTCATGACGGTGAGTTCCCCTTTGAGTGTATTATAATTTTGTGATAAAAATTTCAAGGAAAAAGCACACACAAGCTCCTTCCTCCCTTCCTTCAGGGAGGGAAGAGAGTTTGAGCGGGGAGAAAAATCTATCCGAGACAGAACAGGGACAGTGAGAAAAATATATGAGTGGGagagggagaaggaggaggaggagaaggagggggGAGCAAATTAAAAGTTGCCAAATGGAGATATTGGGTTTCAAGAGGAGTGAGACAGGAGTAAAGGGTTTGCCTATTTGAGTCGTCTTTATGTTATGCTAATCGGGATAAATATTTATAGCTCGACGCGGTTCAGTCTTAGCTTTTTCGAAGGAATGGAGCCTGCGTTTTCGAAATAGGCGTCGTCGACACTGCGGCTAGCTAACCAAAGCAACAAGAATAGGCCGACGGTTTTACTGCAAAATGTGGCGTCCAGCCTGGAGAGCAGTCCAAGTGGGACGTGGACTGGCTCAACTTCACCGTCCAGATTTAAAGCTTTCGGTTCGGCATGTCGATACAAATGTGACGTTTTTCGTGTTGGCAGATGAGCCTCATCGAGGACAAATGAAAGCCTCCCCAACAGAGGAAGAAGGAGCACGTCAGCGGCGACGGGCGTTTTATGCAGCTTGAATGCGATTACCATTCTGGCGAATCCGTCTATTTTGGGACATTAAACTTGCGAGCTCCGAACACTAACAAGTTGTGAAATCCTGCAGTCGAAGCGTGTCTTTTCTCGTCGCAAAATGGAAGCTAAATGTGAATCTTTTAGACCGTGACTTGGAGCATTAAACTGGATAAACGTGTTTAAATGTGTCGAGTTAACCAGTGGTCTTGTTGAGGGGATAGTTGTAGGTTAGTCATAATTGTGTCTTATTATTGTCAGTCAAATTTGCACCTCCGCCTagcttcatttttattataGCACGCTTAAGTAGAATGTTAACTACAGTACtacataaactgtttttttttatatcgtTGTAAAGGcgtttaagaaataaaaatacccGTATTTTGTTTGCTAGTTTTTGGTAGAAAGGCCGACAATGGGTTGgtcctttttaaacatttaacccGTTCGCAATAACTATTCGTCGTCTTTTTTCGTGTCAGTCACCaactaaatgatttttaagGAATATTTCAATAAATATCTTTTAACTTTAGACCCCCCCCTCTGTCGTCTAGACTCAAAGTAGTCGAAGGAAACAGCTTTTAGTGCAACACCCCACTCAGTCTTTGTTCTCCTCATTCAAAGATGGCGGCTGCCCGTGGTTCAGCTGCAGAAGCAGCCCATGGCGTGGTAACAGCCATTTTGTAGCACTGCAGTTGTTTCACACGCAAATCACACCAAGAACAATTTGTCTGGAGTTCTGTATGATTTTAAATATAAACGTGTAACCTTTTAGTGTCAGACAAATATCCCAACTTAACTaagctgcttttaaaatatttaaacagttAGTGGTTCTGCAtttaagaaatatatatatatatttcctgCCCTCTTTATGTGTAAGTATGGCTGCAAAGTTGGAGCATAAAGCTTTTCAATGTAGCAAAAAGCTAAATGAGTAAAAGTGACTTATTTAAACCCTAAAAGGCCATTTTCACTGTACATAAACACAACTTTGTGTGGGACAGACATGGCTACTGAGGGGGAAGTTTGTCTGCAGCAGTTGTAGGAGGGGTTGAATACCGCCCTGTCCTTCACTTGTGTACTGAATAACAAATGTTGCTTTCCAC encodes the following:
- the tbcc gene encoding tubulin-specific chaperone C; amino-acid sequence: MFAPKCQTEVTKELFRVSSTHVNMDKVNQENCVQGDFNASKVHERLEKRHQARFEDTERRKEAKESQSVSEEKSEYFSSTFYSQKAGIDELLSGCAGADRAVVTQKLEEATNKTLQLQKFLNDSMLFLTQYELMKAQGALQKLQTTIAEIREEALPKKKFTFRARTKAADRGPATAQHAPPADTGVTKVDGAPPSDLCGFSNMSNEVLIKTAEELQSRDVLLSHLTNCKVRLFGSPSTVHLKHISSCEILCGPVSTSVFVDHCSSSTLAFACQQLRTHNATDTQVYLHVTSRAIIEDCSGLSFAPFSWTYPTMEQDFTVSGLDRNRNNWNQVDDFNWLAAGTHSPNWTVIPEEERKTTWYL